A single window of Mugil cephalus isolate CIBA_MC_2020 chromosome 1, CIBA_Mcephalus_1.1, whole genome shotgun sequence DNA harbors:
- the nit1 gene encoding deaminated glutathione amidase isoform X2: MFTIRCILGPSAKRLASDSAFRHKIKLQIRMSSSPHPLAAVCQVTATPDKEANFSACKQLVEEAKERGASMVFLPEAFDYIGSSREETLSLSESLEGDTISRYTQLARKLAVWLSLGGFHERGHNWETDRRIYNSHIIINDRGDIMSVYRKSHLFDVELPEKGVSLKESGFTIPGPSLVSPVQTPIGKVGLGICYDLRFPELSLALQTHGAEIITYPSAFTVATGAAHWEVLLRARAIETQCFVLAAAQVGRHHEKRSSYGHALAVDPWGEVLGDCGGEKPGVVLVEVDLEKVRRTRRNMPVQQHRRDAAFYHSLGQI; encoded by the exons ATGTTCACTATCAGGTGCATTTTGGGACCATCTGCAAAGCGTTTGGCCTCAGACTCAGCGTTTAGACACAAGATAAAGCTACAAATCAG GATGTCCAGTTCACCTCACCCACTGGCTGCAGTCTGTCAGGTGACGGCCACCCCGGACAAAGAGGCCAACTTCTCTGCCTGTAAACAGCTGGTGGAGGAAGCCAAGGAGCGCGGGGCCAGCATGGTCTTCCTGCCTGAAGCCTTTGATTACATTGGatccagcagagaggagacgcTGTCGCTGTCAGAGAGCCTGGAAGGGGACACCATCTCAAGATACACTCAGCTGGCCAG GAAGTTGGCGGTGTGGCTGTCTCTCGGAGGATTTCACGAAAGAGGACACAACTGGGAAACAGACAGACGAATCTACAACAGTCACATCATAATCAACGATAGAG GTGACATCATGTCAGTCTACAGGAAGTCCCACTTGTTTGATGTGGAGCTGCCAGAAAAGGGTGTTTCCCTCAAAGAAAGTGGCTTCACCATCCCTGGACCATCCCTCGTGTCGCCAGTTCAAACCCCAATTGGCAAG GTCGGCTTGGGCATCTGCTACGATCTGAGATTCCCTGAGTTGTCGCTCGCTCTGCAAACACACGGGGCTGAAATTATCACGTACCCATCAGCCTTCACCGTAGCAACAGGAGCTGCTCACTGGGAG GTGTTACTACGCGCTCGTGCGATCGAGACCCAGTGCTTCGTCCTGGCGGCGGCACAGGTCGGTCGGCACCACGAGAAGCGGTCGTCCTACGGCCACGCCCTGGCGGTGGACCCGTGGGGCGAGGTGCTCGGTGACTGCGGAGGAGAAAAGCCCGGCGTGGTTCTAGTGGAGGTGGACCTGGAGAAAGTCAGGAGAACCAGGAGGAACATGCCGGTCCAGCAGCACCGCAGAGACGCTGCTTTCTACCACAGCCTAGGTCAAATCTGA
- the pfdn2 gene encoding prefoldin subunit 2, translated as MAANSSSTGSKSSGSAGGKQSGPSAEQVVATFQRMRQEQRTMASKAADLDMTINEHSLVIETLKEVDPSRKCFRLVGGVLMERTVKEVLPALETNKEQLSKLKDTINTQMQSKGRELTEYRERYNIRLVGEGEAEAQGQSATSSRETEGEGSKGGAGVLVS; from the exons ATGGCAGCCAACAGTAGCAGCACGGGTAGCAAATCCAGCGGCAGCGCCGGCGGAAAACAGTCCGGTCCGTCAGCTGAACAG GTGGTGGCAACATTTCAGAGGATGCGTCAGGAACAGCGCACCATGGCGTCCAAAGCTGCAGACTTGGACATGACCATCAACGAGCACAG CTTAGTAATCGAGACTCTGAAGGAGGTGGATCCTTCGAGGAAATGTTTTCGTCTAGTTGGGGGGGTGTTGATGGAGAGGACGGTTAAAGAAGTTCTACCTGCCTTGGAAACCAACAAAGAACAG TTGTCCAAACTCAAGGACACCATCAACACGCAGATGCAGTCGAAAGGCCGGGAGCTCACAGAGTACAGGGAACGCTACAACATCCGGTTGGTGGGCGAGGGTGAGGCGGAGGCACAGGGCCAATCGGCGACGTCCTCCAGAGAAACTGAAGGCGAAGGATCTAAAGGCGGAGCTGGTGTTTTAGTTTCGTAG
- the nit1 gene encoding deaminated glutathione amidase isoform X1 — translation MFTIRCILGPSAKRLASDSAFRHKIKLQISRMSSSPHPLAAVCQVTATPDKEANFSACKQLVEEAKERGASMVFLPEAFDYIGSSREETLSLSESLEGDTISRYTQLARKLAVWLSLGGFHERGHNWETDRRIYNSHIIINDRGDIMSVYRKSHLFDVELPEKGVSLKESGFTIPGPSLVSPVQTPIGKVGLGICYDLRFPELSLALQTHGAEIITYPSAFTVATGAAHWEVLLRARAIETQCFVLAAAQVGRHHEKRSSYGHALAVDPWGEVLGDCGGEKPGVVLVEVDLEKVRRTRRNMPVQQHRRDAAFYHSLGQI, via the exons ATGTTCACTATCAGGTGCATTTTGGGACCATCTGCAAAGCGTTTGGCCTCAGACTCAGCGTTTAGACACAAGATAAAGCTACAAATCAG CAGGATGTCCAGTTCACCTCACCCACTGGCTGCAGTCTGTCAGGTGACGGCCACCCCGGACAAAGAGGCCAACTTCTCTGCCTGTAAACAGCTGGTGGAGGAAGCCAAGGAGCGCGGGGCCAGCATGGTCTTCCTGCCTGAAGCCTTTGATTACATTGGatccagcagagaggagacgcTGTCGCTGTCAGAGAGCCTGGAAGGGGACACCATCTCAAGATACACTCAGCTGGCCAG GAAGTTGGCGGTGTGGCTGTCTCTCGGAGGATTTCACGAAAGAGGACACAACTGGGAAACAGACAGACGAATCTACAACAGTCACATCATAATCAACGATAGAG GTGACATCATGTCAGTCTACAGGAAGTCCCACTTGTTTGATGTGGAGCTGCCAGAAAAGGGTGTTTCCCTCAAAGAAAGTGGCTTCACCATCCCTGGACCATCCCTCGTGTCGCCAGTTCAAACCCCAATTGGCAAG GTCGGCTTGGGCATCTGCTACGATCTGAGATTCCCTGAGTTGTCGCTCGCTCTGCAAACACACGGGGCTGAAATTATCACGTACCCATCAGCCTTCACCGTAGCAACAGGAGCTGCTCACTGGGAG GTGTTACTACGCGCTCGTGCGATCGAGACCCAGTGCTTCGTCCTGGCGGCGGCACAGGTCGGTCGGCACCACGAGAAGCGGTCGTCCTACGGCCACGCCCTGGCGGTGGACCCGTGGGGCGAGGTGCTCGGTGACTGCGGAGGAGAAAAGCCCGGCGTGGTTCTAGTGGAGGTGGACCTGGAGAAAGTCAGGAGAACCAGGAGGAACATGCCGGTCCAGCAGCACCGCAGAGACGCTGCTTTCTACCACAGCCTAGGTCAAATCTGA